Part of the Labilibaculum antarcticum genome, GGGGTTTCCAAAAATGTAGTTTCAGAAATTGAAAAGACTTTTAATAAGTTAAATAAAATTTGAATACATACAGGAAATATGTCGTTCTCTCCTCGGGTTTCGGGAAAAAGGTTGCTAGGGATTCCAAAATCCTTTTGCCCATTTTCGCTATTTTTCAATATTAGCTCTTCAACTTTTTTGTAATTTGTGGGTAAAGTTTGCTGTATTTTTAATCCTGATTCTTACCCAAGGGGAAATATAAAAATTGAGAAAAGTTTGATTTCCAATTGTAAAGGATTCTATTAAAAATGATAAATTTGTTTGTGCTGAAAGTATATGGAGATGGTTATTAATAACAGGGTGAATTTTAAAAGAGCAGTAACTAAATACGATTCCATCCCCACAAACGAATCTAATTATTGGCTGTGATTGAGACATTCGAAAAAGGGAAGATTATCAACAATTCAAATAAATAAGCTCACAAAAACACAAGATTCTCTTTTGTCCAAATTGAGATGATAAGAAGTTCGACTGGCAAAGGTTAATAAAATGATTGAATAAAAACAAAACCAGATGTTCGAAACAGTAAACAGAAATGCCTTAATCGTAAGACCTAAGCAAGCCTTATTAAATTGGGTAAACAGTATTTTTCCAGAAGATCCAATATCGCTAGATGCTTTAGGAAAGCACGATAATGCCAATGTTTATTTGATTCCAGAGATGAATTATACGGAAGAATCTTTGCAATATTTAAAAGATAATTTTGAACCAATTTTAGAGGAAATACTTTTTGATTGGTGCCAAGATGATGAGCTGTGGCCTAAAAATAGGAACTGGAAAATGTTTGAAGAGTACTTGGATTATTCCATTCAATCAGTGGTTATTGATGTTGCGAATGGTAAAATTGAAAAAGAAGAGTTTTAAGATTTGTCCAGTTTTTTAATTGATAAACTGGACATTCCGGACTTAGCTAAGTGAATATGCAGATGGATAAGTGAGTGAATATCCACTTGTTAGTATGGTGAGCTATTGAAAAATACTATTTTCACCTAAGGGTGTTTTCCCAAGTTGGTGAATAAATGAAATAAACATGACAGAATCCAATCGCATAGAATACAAAAAACAATTAACTCCTGAATTGGAAAAAGAAGTTGTCGCTTTTTTGAATTACAAAGAAGGTGGTAATATTTTTATTGGTATCGACAAGTATGGTGTTATTGTTGGTTTGGAGGATGCTGATCATGTACAACTGATTATTAAAGATCGGTTAAAAAATAATATTGTTCCATCTTGTATGGGCTTATTTGACGTTGTATGCGAAAACAGGGATGGAAAAGATATTGTAAAGATTATTATTGCCAGTGGTTCTGAAAAACCTTACTACGTTCGAAAAAACGGAATGTCGGAAAAAGGATGTTTTATCAGGGTTGGATCGTCAGCTGAACCCATCCCTCAAAAAATGATTGATGAATTGTTCGCGAAGCGTACCCGGAATTCTCTCGGGAAAATTAAGTCAAACCAGCAAAACCTAAAGTTTGAACAATTACAGATTTATTACGAAGCATCAGGTAAAAAATTGAATAATCAATTCACTACCAATTTGGAACTTTTAACTGAGAAAGGTGCTTTGAATTACGTGGCCTACCTTATGGCTGATAACAACAACACTTCCATTAAAGTTGCAAAATATAAAGGCGAAGGACGTGCAGATCTTATTGAGAGTAATGAATATGGGTTTTGTTCTTTGATAAAAGCGACAAAACAAGTTATAGACAAAATTGAATTAGAGAACAAAACGATTACCAAAATAACAGCCAAAGAAAGACAGGAAAAAAGACTTTGGAATGATGTAGCGCTTCGTGAGGCGATCGTAAATGCTTTTGTTCACAACGATTTTACAAGGGAAGTTCCTCCTAAGTTCGAAATCTTCTCCGATAGAATTGAAATTACTTCAACGGGAGGACTTCCTGAAGGGCTAAGCCAGGATGAGTTTTTTGAAGGTTTTTCAGTGCCTCGTAATAAAGAGATCATGAGAATCTACAAAGATATTGATTTGGTAGAACAACTTGGATCGGGAGTTCCTAGGATATTAGAATCTTATGGAAAAGAATGTTTCAAATTCTCTGATAATTTTTTGAGAATGATTTTTCCTGCTAATGCTGTTGTTGATTTGAATCAAATTACTGCACAACCTGCAGATGAACAGGTTAAGGATAGTGGTCCAATAGGTGGTCCAATAGGTGGTCCAATAACTTTAACTCCTAGGCAACAAGAAGTTCTTGATCACATTAAGAATGATCCTAAACTTTCAAGAAGAAGACTTGCTGAAATACTAGATATTAACGTTTCTGCGGTACAAACTCACATTGAAGCATTAAGAGATAAGGGAGCTATTGTGAGGGTTGGAGGTAATAGAGGATATTGGAAAATCAAAAAAGTATAAATCATATTGAGGTGGTCCAATAGAAGATCCACAAATATAAAAACAATGAAATTTACCGAAGGAAAACAGGACTGAGTTCCTGAAGAGTTGCTGATTAAAGAAGATCTGAAAGCTATGGTATATCATTTCAATTCCAGTATGTTACGATTAAGAGACTCTAATGACTGTGCTTCCGCAGATTTGTAATTTTCAGGTAAGGAGTTGGGGATTTTTAATCCCGTAAAAATAACCTGTGAGTGTCTTTTTTCAGCCTAGACAGCGTTTAAAATAAATTCAGATCTTTTAAATTCAAACTATACCCGAAAAGGTATAATCTATACTCCAAATCAATGTTTTATACCCGATGAGGTATAATTACGCAAAATATCGTATATTTATACCCGATAAGGTATACTTGTATAAAAATTGCGCAGATGTCACTATCCCTATTTACAAAAGAAAAAAGAAAATTACTGAATCTAACTCAACAGGATTTAGCCGATAAAGCCGGAGTTGGTATTCGATTTATACGTGATCTGGAACAGGGTAAACTCACTTTGAGAATGGATAAAGTCAATCAGGTGCTAAACTTATTTGGTCAGGAGTTGGGCCCAGTGTCTTTAAATAAAAATATCTAAGCCATGCGAAAAGCAAAAGTTTACATGCACGATCATTGGGCAGGAACTCTATTCGAAAGTGAAGAAGGTTTTGTTTTTGCTTATGAAGAATCCTTTCTTCAGACTGCAAACATAGAGGCCATTAGTCTAACATTACCACTCAGCGTTGAGGCCTACAAGAGTGCCACAATGTTTCCTTTTTTCGATGGTCTTATTCCCGAAGGATGGTTACTCGATATCGCAGAGAAAAACTGGAAAATCCGTGAAACGGATCGTATGGGTTTATTAATGGCTTGTTGCAAAGATTGCATTGGAGCCGTTAGTATCATCGCTGAAGTTTAATCTCATTTCCCAAATTGTACAAATCATTTGCTATGATAGAAACTTGTCTATACTGTTACAAGCCTTTGAAAAAAGGACAAATCGATTTTCATCCAGCATGCTGTAAGAAAATATTTAATTCCAAAGAGGTGCCCGAACTGGACTACTCCGAAGATCAAATGTTAGAATTGGCTGATCAGGTCATTAAAAGTCAAATTGCAGTAACAGGGGTTCAGCCCAAACTTTCTTTGGAAATTGCAAAGAATCCAGAAGATGAAAAAGAAAGACGTTTTACCATTGTGGGCCTATGGGGAGGCTATATTTTAAAACCACCAACAAAGCAATTTCCGAGTTTGCCTGAATTGGAAGATCTTACCATGAATTTGGCAACGCTTTCGAAGATTGCTACTGTGCCACATTCATTAATTCGTTTAAATAATGGTAAGCTTGCTTATATCACCAAGAGAATAGATCGGGTAGAGGGGAAGAAGATCCACATGGAAGATATGTGCCAATTAACCGAGAGACTAACGGAATTCAAATACCGTGGATCTTATGAGCAAATAGGGAAAGCGATACAGAAATATTCAAGCAATCCGGGTTTGGATCTCATTAATTTCTTTGAGCAGGTCTTGTTTTCTTTTCTGACGGGTAATGCCGATATGCATTTGAAGAATTTCTCCTTGATAAATAATCCGGTATTAGGCTATGTGTTAACTCCGGCATATGATATGCTTTCAACAGTACTCGTAATGAGTGACGATGATGAGGATTTAGCATTAACACTCAATGCAAAAAAGAAGAAGATTAAGCGTAAAGATTTCATCTTTGCCTTTGATCTGTTTGAAATGCCCGAGAAAACACAAAATAATATTTTTGCAAAATTTGAGAAAACGATGCCTTCTTGGGTTGAAATGATTGATGTTAGTTTTCTTCCTTCAGAAATGAAAAAAGCCTATATCGTATTAATTAAAGAGCGGGCTAAGAGATTGGATATGAAAATTGAATAGAAAATATGGCGTTCTCTCCTTTGTTAATAGCAGCAAAAATATACCCATAACATTAAATAGTTTTTACAAATACAGCTAAAATTGCTAAAAGTATCATACATTATTAGTCTTGAATTTAATGATGGAAGAGTATAAACGGTCTACTTGAGTTTCTTTTTTAGTTTGATCATGTCTTTGCTGACTTTTTCATTAACAACTTTAGAATAAATCTGTGTTGTACGAATGCTTTTATGACCAAGCATAGAACTAATTGATTCAATTGGAACTCCATTGGCTAAAGTAACTGTTGTTGCGAAAGTATGGCGTGCAATGTGAAAGGTTATGTTTTTATCGATAGATGCTAAGTCTGCAAGTTCTTTTAAGTAGGCATTTAATTTTTGATTGCTAAAATTTGGGAAAATGTGATCGTCAGTTTTCTTCCCGGGAAAATCTTCATATTTTATAACAAGCTCAGCAGCTTTTGGAAGTAAAGGAATGTTGGATGGAGTCTTGGTCTTATTGCGTTCCGTAATAATCCATTTGTATCCATCTATGCCAATTCGAATATTGTCTTTTGTCAGATTTGAAATGTCAACATAGGCAAGCCCAGAGTAGCAAGCGAAAATGAACATGTCACGAACCATGTTGAGGCGCATAACAGAAAGTTTGAGGGCCTCTAATCTTTGCAATTCTTCTTTGTTGATATATTCTCGTTTTACTTCAACTAGTTTTGCTTGGTATTTAGCAAAGGGATCTCTGTCTAACCATTCATTTTTGATCGCAAGGTTGATCACTTTTCGTACATTCTTAATATACTTTAACGTGCTATTGTGATTGCATTTGCGTACTGTCTTGAAATAGTGTTCAAGGTCTGTGATAAAGGAATATTTTATTTGACGTAAAGGAATATCTTTTCGTTTGTATTGATGATTTAAGAATCTTTGAACGTGATCAATTGTTGTATCATATCGTTTTACCGTAGCGGGAGCATAGCTAAGTCCTACTAATTCTTTCATTTGTTGGTTGTGGTATTCGAAAACTTCGAGGAGACTTCTTTGGTCTTCTTCTATGCCTAAAAATCTTTCTTTTAATTTTTTTGCAGTAACGAAATCTCCATTTTTTATCATCTCAGTATGGTGATCATAAAGATTATTGCGAAGCGTATCTAGGAAATAATTGAGGTGGGTGCCGCCTATCTTTTTTGCATTTGCCCTACCTGTTTTACTGTCCCAGTCACCCTGCGAAATGGATCTGCCAGTTGAAACCTCAATGCGTTCATCTCCTATTGCAGCACGCATGTATATTGGGTATTCGCCGATTTTGTTTTCTTTGTTTTTCCTCAATAGGAAACTGATATTTAAAATTGAGAATGAATTCATGACCAATAATTATGTTTATTTGTTTTATTGCATCGTATTGAGCTAAATTTAAGATGAGCCGTTTTGTTAACTCAAATTACAAAAAAAACAATTAATTGTCAAGCTTAAAAAATTATTAAAATTATTTAATAATTTTCAGGTCAGTTAGTTATGGAGATTCTGGTGACCTCTGTGTTAAATAGGTTTAGGTCACCTGAGGGTTCACCCAAGTAATGGTTTTATATGGGGTTAGATGGCGTTAAATAAAATAAAAAAAACTGTAAATCGCTTGATTTACAGTCTTTTGCTCTTAAATGAATCATAATAAGTGGAGCTGCAGGGAATCGAACCCTGGTCCAAACACGCGATCAATAAGCTTTCTACATGTGTAGTGATTTATTAATTTTCGTACAAAGTTAGGGAAAGCACACCCGAGACTTTATCTTATCTTCTTAATTTCGCCCACTTCCCAAAGCATGAAGCAGACTAACCCTGAATTGATAGCATCCAATTACTCACCGGAACAAGGTGGAAACCATGAGTTGGATGTCTCGTCTCCACTCCTAGAGTGGTGATGAAGCATTAATCTACTTGATTCGATTAAGCAGCAAGAGCGTAGTTATTTTCGCCAATTGAAAAGTTTGATATCCGATATTTACGAGCTGGAATAACAACGCTCGACATGCTTACATACTAATTCTACATGCTGTCAAAATCCACGTCAGCCCCAGAATTGATACAAAATTAGTAAAATTCCCACAGTTCACGTGATTTTTTCATGGAAAGCTTTCGGAATATGCATTATATTTTAGTTCGTGTTGATAGAAGCTTAAGGATCAGTAATGAATAAATAGTGTAATGGGGTTTGTTTAGATATTGCTTGTGATCGAATCGGTTTGGTGATTGCTAAGCTGAGAGATTGATTTCCTATTGTAATTAAATAATTAATTGAGCATGAATACAGAGATTCGTACTTTTTATTATTATCTTAATAGTCATTAATTGCATTAAATCACACACTTGCGTTAATAAAGGAATCGTATGAACAAAAGAATTAGAATCGGAGTACTTCGGGAAACTAAAAATCCACCTGATAGAAGAGTCGCAATTCCGCCGGTAACAGGCCTGCAAATTCTTAATAAATACCCTAATGTTAGTATATTCATTCAGCCGAGTGATATTCGTTGTTTTTCCGATGTGGAATATCGAGAACAAGGATTTTTTTTAACGGAAGACTTACGGGATTGTGATATCCTGATTGGAGTGAAAGAGGTTGCCATTCCGACTTTAATTCCCAATAAAACCTATTTGTTTTTTTCACATGTTGCAAAAAAGCAAATCTATAATAGAGAGTTGTTGCTTCAAATAATCAAAAGAAATATAACCTTGATTG contains:
- a CDS encoding RNA-binding domain-containing protein, producing MTESNRIEYKKQLTPELEKEVVAFLNYKEGGNIFIGIDKYGVIVGLEDADHVQLIIKDRLKNNIVPSCMGLFDVVCENRDGKDIVKIIIASGSEKPYYVRKNGMSEKGCFIRVGSSAEPIPQKMIDELFAKRTRNSLGKIKSNQQNLKFEQLQIYYEASGKKLNNQFTTNLELLTEKGALNYVAYLMADNNNTSIKVAKYKGEGRADLIESNEYGFCSLIKATKQVIDKIELENKTITKITAKERQEKRLWNDVALREAIVNAFVHNDFTREVPPKFEIFSDRIEITSTGGLPEGLSQDEFFEGFSVPRNKEIMRIYKDIDLVEQLGSGVPRILESYGKECFKFSDNFLRMIFPANAVVDLNQITAQPADEQVKDSGPIGGPIGGPITLTPRQQEVLDHIKNDPKLSRRRLAEILDINVSAVQTHIEALRDKGAIVRVGGNRGYWKIKKV
- a CDS encoding helix-turn-helix transcriptional regulator is translated as MSLSLFTKEKRKLLNLTQQDLADKAGVGIRFIRDLEQGKLTLRMDKVNQVLNLFGQELGPVSLNKNI
- a CDS encoding HipA N-terminal domain-containing protein; amino-acid sequence: MRKAKVYMHDHWAGTLFESEEGFVFAYEESFLQTANIEAISLTLPLSVEAYKSATMFPFFDGLIPEGWLLDIAEKNWKIRETDRMGLLMACCKDCIGAVSIIAEV
- a CDS encoding HipA domain-containing protein, producing MIETCLYCYKPLKKGQIDFHPACCKKIFNSKEVPELDYSEDQMLELADQVIKSQIAVTGVQPKLSLEIAKNPEDEKERRFTIVGLWGGYILKPPTKQFPSLPELEDLTMNLATLSKIATVPHSLIRLNNGKLAYITKRIDRVEGKKIHMEDMCQLTERLTEFKYRGSYEQIGKAIQKYSSNPGLDLINFFEQVLFSFLTGNADMHLKNFSLINNPVLGYVLTPAYDMLSTVLVMSDDDEDLALTLNAKKKKIKRKDFIFAFDLFEMPEKTQNNIFAKFEKTMPSWVEMIDVSFLPSEMKKAYIVLIKERAKRLDMKIE
- a CDS encoding site-specific integrase gives rise to the protein MNSFSILNISFLLRKNKENKIGEYPIYMRAAIGDERIEVSTGRSISQGDWDSKTGRANAKKIGGTHLNYFLDTLRNNLYDHHTEMIKNGDFVTAKKLKERFLGIEEDQRSLLEVFEYHNQQMKELVGLSYAPATVKRYDTTIDHVQRFLNHQYKRKDIPLRQIKYSFITDLEHYFKTVRKCNHNSTLKYIKNVRKVINLAIKNEWLDRDPFAKYQAKLVEVKREYINKEELQRLEALKLSVMRLNMVRDMFIFACYSGLAYVDISNLTKDNIRIGIDGYKWIITERNKTKTPSNIPLLPKAAELVIKYEDFPGKKTDDHIFPNFSNQKLNAYLKELADLASIDKNITFHIARHTFATTVTLANGVPIESISSMLGHKSIRTTQIYSKVVNEKVSKDMIKLKKKLK